In Streptomyces puniciscabiei, a single genomic region encodes these proteins:
- a CDS encoding NAD(P)/FAD-dependent oxidoreductase translates to MSSSASSVVNGGISFWYADDGLPAVREPLPGDATADVAIVGGGYTGLWTAYYLKKAAPFLRVTVLEQKFCGYGASGRNGGWLYNGIAGRDRYAKLHGREAAVRLQKAMNDTVAEVIAVAGAEGIDADIHQGGVLEVATTPAQLARLKAFHEHELSYGEKDRELYGARQTAERIRIADAVGSTWTPHGARLHPVKLVKGLAAAVEALGVTIHESTPVTEIRPKHAVTPYGTVRAPYVLRCTEGFTASLRGQRRTWLPMNSSMIATEPLTEEQWGAIGWEGRETLGDMAHAYMYAQRTADGRIALGGRGIPYRFGSRTDNDGRTQAATIEALHEILTRLFPALAGVRVEHAWSGVLGVPRDWCATVTLDRSTGLGWAGGYVGSGVATTNLAARTLRDLVQQDSGQGGRTELTDLPWVGHKVRKWEPEPFRWLGVHGMYATYRTADQRERLHPGTESSRLARLADRVAGRH, encoded by the coding sequence ATGAGCAGCTCGGCAAGCAGTGTCGTCAACGGCGGGATCTCCTTCTGGTACGCGGACGACGGCCTCCCCGCGGTACGCGAGCCACTGCCCGGGGACGCGACCGCCGACGTCGCGATCGTCGGCGGCGGCTACACCGGCCTGTGGACCGCGTACTACCTGAAGAAGGCCGCCCCCTTCCTCCGCGTCACCGTCCTGGAGCAGAAGTTCTGCGGCTACGGCGCCTCCGGCCGCAACGGCGGCTGGCTCTACAACGGCATCGCCGGCCGCGACCGCTACGCGAAACTGCACGGCCGCGAGGCCGCCGTACGCCTGCAGAAGGCGATGAACGACACCGTCGCCGAGGTGATCGCGGTGGCCGGGGCCGAGGGCATCGACGCCGACATCCACCAGGGCGGCGTCCTCGAAGTGGCCACCACCCCCGCCCAGCTGGCCCGTCTGAAGGCCTTCCACGAGCACGAGCTGTCGTACGGCGAGAAGGACCGGGAACTCTACGGCGCCCGCCAGACCGCCGAACGCATCCGGATCGCCGACGCGGTCGGCTCCACCTGGACCCCGCACGGCGCCCGGCTGCACCCCGTGAAGCTGGTCAAGGGCCTCGCGGCGGCGGTGGAGGCCCTCGGCGTCACGATCCACGAGTCGACCCCGGTGACCGAGATCCGCCCCAAGCACGCCGTCACCCCCTACGGCACGGTCCGCGCCCCCTACGTCCTGCGCTGCACCGAGGGCTTCACCGCGTCCCTGAGGGGCCAGCGGCGCACCTGGCTCCCCATGAACTCCTCCATGATCGCCACCGAGCCGCTGACCGAGGAACAGTGGGGGGCCATCGGCTGGGAGGGCCGCGAGACCCTCGGCGACATGGCCCACGCCTACATGTACGCCCAGCGCACCGCCGACGGCCGGATCGCACTCGGCGGCCGCGGGATCCCCTACCGCTTCGGTTCGCGCACGGACAACGACGGCCGCACCCAGGCGGCGACGATCGAGGCCCTGCACGAGATCCTGACCCGCTTGTTCCCGGCGCTGGCCGGGGTGCGGGTGGAACACGCCTGGTCGGGCGTCCTGGGTGTGCCGCGCGACTGGTGTGCCACGGTGACCCTCGACCGCTCGACGGGTCTCGGCTGGGCCGGCGGGTACGTCGGCTCCGGCGTCGCCACCACCAACCTGGCCGCCCGCACCCTGCGCGACCTGGTCCAGCAGGACTCCGGCCAGGGCGGCCGCACCGAGCTCACGGACCTGCCCTGGGTCGGTCACAAGGTCCGCAAGTGGGAGCCGGAACCCTTCCGCTGGCTCGGCGTCCACGGCATGTACGCCACCTACCGCACCGCCGACCAGCGCGAACGCCTCCACCCGGGCACGGAGTCCTCGCGGCTGGCGAGGCTGGCGGACCGGGTGGCGGGGCGGCACTGA
- a CDS encoding rhomboid-like protein: MRIIRGLGGVWAYIRSAPGTYVWLGVLFVTTVALHQMSPEFEEHFLRQRSTNIHELSRNPVRVLVASALWIDSGRWLPYILLYTVFHAPVERWLGTARWLAVCALAHVLATLISEGALLKAIRDGMAPHSAVNTLDVGVSYALAGVIAVLAYRIAPPWRYAYLLVVLGVFALPLTEGSTFTDLGHFVSALIGLACSPLTRGRGKAWNPKETLAAPRG, from the coding sequence ATGCGAATCATCCGGGGCCTCGGCGGCGTATGGGCGTACATCCGCAGTGCTCCCGGCACGTATGTGTGGCTGGGTGTCCTGTTCGTCACGACCGTCGCGCTGCACCAGATGTCGCCGGAGTTCGAGGAGCACTTCCTGCGGCAGCGGTCGACCAACATCCACGAGCTGTCGCGCAACCCGGTGCGGGTCCTCGTGGCCAGCGCGCTGTGGATCGACAGCGGCCGCTGGCTGCCGTACATCCTGCTGTACACCGTGTTCCACGCGCCGGTGGAGCGCTGGCTCGGCACCGCCCGCTGGCTCGCCGTGTGTGCGCTGGCGCATGTGCTCGCCACGCTGATCAGCGAGGGCGCGCTGCTCAAGGCGATCCGCGACGGCATGGCACCGCACTCGGCGGTCAACACCCTGGACGTGGGCGTGAGTTACGCCCTGGCCGGGGTCATCGCCGTGCTCGCCTACCGGATCGCGCCGCCCTGGCGGTACGCGTATCTGCTGGTGGTCCTCGGGGTCTTCGCGCTGCCGCTGACCGAGGGATCGACCTTCACCGACCTCGGCCACTTCGTCTCGGCACTGATCGGACTGGCCTGCTCCCCCCTGACCAGAGGCCGCGGAAAAGCATGGAATCCGAAGGAGACACTGGCCGCTCCGAGGGGTTAA
- a CDS encoding aminoglycoside phosphotransferase family protein, translated as MSRFTHAGIVRPVIDIPGELAEAQARYNGAAGRAFVAGLPDLAAAFLDRWRLRLDGPSMNGVSALVLPVTRADGTRAVLKLQLPDEESEGEPVALRVWDGDGAVRLLDHDPATGTMLLERLDETRMLTAVADTREAVVVVARLLAHLTSFPAPPGMRRLGDIAGAMLEQTPWALGRIPDLAARRLVADCAAAVREVVAEPGDRLLHWDLHFENVLAAGRADWLAIDPKPLAGDPGFELWPALDNRFEAAEVRRRFDAMTEVLGLDRERARAWTLGRLLQNALWDVEDGRPVEERQLELARKLRT; from the coding sequence ATGAGCCGATTCACGCACGCCGGTATCGTCCGGCCCGTGATTGACATCCCCGGCGAGCTCGCGGAGGCCCAGGCGAGGTACAACGGCGCGGCGGGGCGGGCGTTCGTCGCCGGGCTGCCGGACCTCGCGGCGGCCTTCCTCGACCGATGGCGGCTGCGGCTCGACGGTCCCTCCATGAACGGCGTCAGCGCCCTGGTCCTGCCGGTCACCCGCGCCGACGGCACCCGCGCCGTCCTCAAGCTCCAGCTGCCGGACGAGGAGAGCGAGGGGGAACCGGTCGCGCTGCGGGTGTGGGACGGCGACGGGGCCGTACGGCTCCTCGACCATGATCCGGCGACCGGCACCATGCTCCTGGAGCGGCTGGACGAGACGCGGATGCTCACCGCCGTGGCCGACACGCGCGAGGCCGTCGTGGTCGTCGCGCGGCTGCTGGCCCATCTGACGTCCTTCCCGGCGCCGCCGGGTATGCGCCGGCTCGGTGACATCGCCGGGGCCATGCTGGAACAGACCCCGTGGGCGCTGGGGCGCATCCCGGATCTCGCGGCCCGGCGCCTCGTCGCCGACTGCGCGGCCGCCGTGCGTGAGGTCGTCGCCGAGCCCGGTGACCGGCTGCTGCACTGGGACCTGCACTTCGAGAACGTGCTGGCCGCCGGCCGCGCGGACTGGCTGGCCATCGACCCGAAGCCGCTCGCGGGCGATCCGGGTTTCGAGCTGTGGCCGGCGCTGGACAACCGGTTCGAGGCGGCCGAGGTGCGCCGGCGCTTCGACGCGATGACCGAGGTTCTCGGGCTGGACCGGGAGCGGGCGCGTGCCTGGACGCTGGGCCGGCTGCTGCAGAACGCCCTGTGGGACGTGGAGGACGGCCGGCCCGTCGAGGAGCGGCAGCTCGAACTGGCGCGCAAGCTCCGCACCTGA
- a CDS encoding GNAT family N-acetyltransferase, which produces MIRTAIPADIPVIHALIRELAEYEKAPQEARATQEQLREALFGERPAAFAHLAVDDATGEAVGFALWFLNFSTWRGVHGIHLEDLYVRPGARGGGHGRALLTELARICVERGYGRLEWSVLDWNRPAIGFYEALGARPQDEWTVYRLTDGALAALGSGH; this is translated from the coding sequence ATGATTCGTACCGCGATACCCGCCGACATCCCCGTCATCCATGCCCTGATCCGTGAGCTGGCCGAGTACGAGAAGGCGCCGCAGGAGGCGCGGGCGACCCAGGAGCAGCTCCGCGAGGCGCTGTTCGGGGAGCGGCCGGCGGCGTTCGCGCACCTGGCGGTGGACGACGCCACCGGGGAGGCCGTGGGCTTCGCGCTGTGGTTCCTGAACTTCTCCACCTGGCGCGGGGTGCACGGGATCCACCTGGAGGACCTGTACGTCCGGCCGGGCGCGCGGGGCGGCGGACACGGGCGGGCGCTGCTGACGGAGCTGGCGCGGATCTGCGTCGAGCGCGGGTACGGGCGGCTGGAGTGGTCGGTGCTGGACTGGAACCGGCCCGCGATCGGCTTCTACGAGGCGCTGGGCGCCCGTCCGCAGGACGAGTGGACGGTGTACCGGCTGACGGACGGGGCGCTGGCGGCGCTGGGCTCAGGTCACTGA